A stretch of the Thiocystis violascens DSM 198 genome encodes the following:
- a CDS encoding cation:proton antiporter, with protein sequence MELDSFVLSAIVLLTAAALAVTLFKHLGLGSILGLLVAGIAVGPYSPGPNVTPHVEDVRHFTELGVVLLLFVIGLEMQPKRLWALRREVFGLGTVQILLCGGAIAAYISLYQASWQAALLIGLTMALSSTALVMQLLHERGDIATRHGNAAFAVLLMQDLAVVPLLALVPLFSDLGVTANAAPWWEQFLMVIAMIGMVLILGRYVLPFALERLLRQNNRDAFALVVLLSVFLAAGAMHRAGLSMALGAFLMGMLLSSTRFSFQIQAHIEPFKGLLMSLFFVAVGMSIDLPAIAAQPWLLTQHVVVILAIKLTVLFLIALVFGLSRGIATRLAFLLAQSGEFGFVLFGSAKLLGVIDEATFVIAVSVISVSMLLTPLLVRIGDTLAIRAERRTAAPLCFDQEATGIPSQGRVVVAGYGRVGHTIATLLEVNNIPYIAFDTNPAHVERGERDGRAVYYGDIGDLELLTAAQIEDASLVILTIDHGPTALRAVSHIRMNYPRVPVIARARDLEACASLIRAGATRAYPEAIESSLRLGAEALEMLGVPMDDVDNLLQGVRSQGYAPVVD encoded by the coding sequence TCGATTCTGGGACTGCTGGTCGCCGGCATCGCCGTCGGTCCCTATTCGCCCGGACCCAATGTCACCCCACATGTCGAGGATGTCCGCCATTTCACCGAACTGGGCGTGGTACTGCTGCTGTTCGTGATCGGTCTGGAGATGCAGCCCAAGCGTCTCTGGGCGCTGCGCCGGGAGGTCTTCGGCTTGGGGACCGTGCAGATTCTGCTGTGCGGCGGTGCCATCGCGGCCTATATCTCCTTGTATCAAGCCTCCTGGCAGGCGGCGCTGCTGATCGGGCTGACCATGGCGCTGTCCTCGACCGCACTGGTCATGCAATTGCTCCACGAACGCGGCGATATCGCGACCCGCCATGGCAACGCCGCCTTTGCCGTACTCCTGATGCAGGATCTCGCCGTGGTGCCCCTGCTCGCCCTGGTGCCGCTCTTTTCCGATCTGGGCGTCACCGCCAATGCCGCGCCCTGGTGGGAGCAGTTCCTCATGGTCATCGCCATGATCGGGATGGTTCTGATCCTCGGCCGCTATGTCCTGCCCTTCGCGCTGGAGCGTCTGCTGCGTCAGAACAATCGGGATGCCTTCGCGCTGGTGGTACTGCTGTCGGTGTTTCTCGCCGCCGGCGCCATGCATCGGGCCGGGCTCTCGATGGCGCTGGGCGCCTTCCTGATGGGGATGCTGCTCTCGTCCACCCGCTTCAGCTTCCAGATCCAGGCCCACATCGAGCCCTTCAAAGGACTTTTGATGAGCCTCTTCTTCGTCGCTGTCGGCATGTCCATCGATCTGCCCGCCATTGCCGCGCAACCCTGGCTGCTGACCCAGCACGTCGTGGTCATCCTGGCGATCAAGCTGACCGTGCTGTTTCTCATCGCGCTGGTCTTCGGGCTGTCCCGCGGGATCGCGACCCGACTCGCGTTCCTGCTCGCGCAGAGCGGCGAATTCGGGTTCGTGCTGTTCGGTTCCGCCAAGCTTTTAGGCGTGATCGACGAGGCGACCTTTGTGATCGCCGTCAGCGTCATCTCGGTCAGCATGCTGCTGACGCCGCTGCTGGTGCGGATCGGCGACACACTGGCGATCCGCGCCGAGCGTCGCACCGCGGCCCCCCTGTGCTTCGATCAAGAGGCGACCGGAATCCCTTCCCAGGGACGGGTCGTGGTTGCCGGTTATGGCCGCGTGGGACATACCATCGCCACCCTGCTGGAAGTGAACAATATCCCGTATATCGCCTTCGACACCAATCCGGCGCATGTCGAACGGGGCGAGCGGGACGGGCGCGCGGTGTATTACGGCGATATCGGCGATCTGGAATTGCTCACCGCCGCCCAGATCGAGGATGCCTCGTTGGTCATCCTGACCATCGATCACGGCCCGACCGCGCTACGAGCCGTCTCGCACATCCGGATGAACTATCCGCGGGTTCCAGTGATCGCGCGGGCGCGCGATCTGGAGGCCTGCGCCAGTCTGATCCGCGCGGGCGCAACCCGCGCCTATCCCGAGGCGATCGAAAGCAGTCTGCGCCTCGGGGCGGAGGCTCTGGAGATGCTCGGCGTGCCGATGGACGATGTGGACAATCTGTTGCAGGGCGTGCGCAGCCAGGGATATGCGCCGGTGGTCGATTAA
- a CDS encoding protein-L-isoaspartate O-methyltransferase family protein, with protein sequence MDNRFDLARFNMIQQQIRPWDVLDEHVLDAMAAIAREAFVPDAYRGLAYADIEIPIGTGTSMLDPKVVGRLLQALDVRPGEKVLEIGTGTGYVTACLSRLGGRVISVEIDPALAAAARERLAALKFAGVEVREGDGLAGPIAGGPFEAIAVTGSMPTDASLPMLQDHLSVGGRLFCIVGEEPVMEALLITRLGGRNFSRETLFETCVPSLAKVVEPESFVF encoded by the coding sequence ATGGATAACCGCTTCGACCTTGCCCGTTTCAATATGATCCAGCAGCAGATTCGTCCTTGGGACGTTCTCGACGAGCATGTCCTGGACGCAATGGCTGCAATTGCGCGCGAGGCTTTCGTGCCCGATGCCTATCGCGGGCTGGCCTACGCGGATATCGAGATCCCGATCGGCACGGGGACGAGCATGCTCGACCCGAAAGTCGTCGGCCGTCTGTTGCAGGCGCTCGACGTGCGACCCGGCGAGAAGGTGCTGGAGATCGGTACCGGCACCGGGTATGTCACGGCCTGTCTGAGCCGGCTGGGCGGGCGCGTGATCAGTGTCGAGATCGACCCGGCGTTGGCCGCCGCGGCCCGCGAACGGCTGGCGGCACTGAAGTTCGCGGGCGTCGAGGTACGCGAGGGAGATGGTCTGGCCGGCCCCATCGCGGGCGGCCCGTTCGAGGCGATCGCCGTCACGGGTTCGATGCCGACGGACGCCTCGCTGCCGATGCTCCAGGATCATCTCTCGGTGGGCGGGCGTCTGTTCTGCATCGTCGGCGAAGAGCCGGTCATGGAGGCGCTGCTGATCACCCGACTCGGCGGTCGAAATTTCAGCCGCGAGACACTTTTCGAGACCTGCGTGCCCTCCCTGGCCAAGGTCGTGGAGCCCGAAAGCTTTGTTTTTTAG
- the glgX gene encoding glycogen debranching protein GlgX, translating to MPASHAPYAIFPGRRYPSGATVEDDGVNFSIFSRHACGAELLLYASATSPEPFQIIRLDPQVHHTFFSWHVLVVDLPPGTHYTWRMEGPSEPRDHGWRFDARIELVDPWARAVNVCDWNRWRRQRDGVQPHDSPRALVLAEEYNWEGDMPLRLPSEQTIIYELHVGGFTRHPSSGVEHPGTFLGLIEKIPYLQELGITHVELMPVMAFDEQDVPEAVWDAGLRNYWGYSSFGFFSPHPGYCVTPERGTHLSEFREMVKALHRARIGVIMDVVFNHTSEGGVGGPTLTFKGIGNETFYCLDGIDKSLYLDFTGCGNTVNANHPIVAHFIVDALEYWVREMHVDGFRFDLASAMARDADGRPMANPPVLWEIELSDTLAASRIIAEAWDAAGLYQVGSFPGYRWMEWNGRYRDTIRSFVRGDPGLVSEVATRLSGSSDLYQANLRQPTNSINFVTCHDGFTLWDLVSYERKHNQANREKNRDGCDNNLSWNCGAEGETNDPQILALRRRQAKNLLTLLFLSQGVPMLLAGDEVLRTQNGNNNTWCQDNDLGWFDWSLVEQNTHMLRFVRGLIAFRKRHPNLRRRHFLSGEAQQGSDLPDIVWHGETLNDPPWGDPLAQSLAFTLAPARQDEGPLHVMINMSEAARRFELPALPAVRWDLALDTGRASPTDIVDPTDQVAVDMTPMLLRSRSIVVLEGRGS from the coding sequence ATGCCAGCTTCCCATGCTCCCTATGCGATTTTCCCAGGGCGTCGCTATCCCTCTGGGGCCACCGTCGAGGATGACGGTGTCAACTTCTCCATCTTCAGCCGCCATGCCTGTGGCGCGGAGCTTCTGCTCTATGCGAGCGCGACGAGTCCGGAGCCCTTTCAGATCATCCGGCTCGATCCCCAGGTTCACCATACCTTTTTCTCCTGGCACGTTTTGGTAGTGGATCTGCCGCCCGGCACCCATTACACCTGGCGCATGGAGGGCCCGAGCGAACCCCGCGATCATGGCTGGCGTTTCGATGCGCGGATCGAACTGGTCGATCCCTGGGCGCGCGCCGTCAACGTCTGCGACTGGAACCGCTGGCGCCGTCAGCGTGACGGTGTACAGCCCCACGATTCGCCGCGTGCTCTGGTCCTCGCCGAGGAATACAACTGGGAGGGCGATATGCCGCTGCGGCTGCCTTCCGAACAAACCATCATCTATGAGCTGCATGTGGGCGGTTTCACCCGCCATCCCAGTTCGGGGGTCGAGCATCCGGGAACCTTTCTCGGCCTGATCGAGAAGATTCCCTATCTCCAGGAACTCGGTATCACCCACGTCGAACTCATGCCGGTCATGGCCTTCGACGAGCAGGATGTGCCCGAGGCAGTCTGGGACGCGGGTCTGCGCAACTATTGGGGCTACAGCAGTTTCGGCTTCTTTTCGCCGCATCCCGGATACTGCGTGACGCCCGAGCGGGGGACGCATCTGAGCGAATTCCGCGAGATGGTCAAGGCGCTGCATCGCGCGCGCATCGGCGTCATCATGGACGTGGTTTTTAACCACACCAGCGAGGGCGGGGTCGGCGGACCAACCCTGACCTTCAAAGGCATTGGCAACGAGACCTTTTATTGCCTGGACGGGATCGACAAGAGCCTCTATCTGGATTTCACCGGCTGCGGCAATACCGTCAACGCCAATCATCCGATCGTCGCCCATTTTATCGTCGACGCTCTGGAATATTGGGTGCGGGAAATGCATGTCGACGGTTTCCGTTTCGATCTTGCCAGCGCCATGGCGCGCGATGCCGACGGGCGTCCGATGGCCAATCCGCCGGTGCTGTGGGAGATCGAACTCTCCGACACCCTGGCCGCGTCCAGGATCATCGCCGAGGCGTGGGATGCCGCCGGCCTCTATCAGGTCGGCAGCTTCCCCGGTTACCGCTGGATGGAATGGAACGGCCGTTATCGCGACACCATCAGGAGCTTCGTGCGCGGCGATCCGGGGTTGGTCTCCGAGGTGGCGACCCGTCTGTCCGGGAGCAGCGATCTCTATCAGGCTAATTTGCGCCAGCCCACCAACAGCATCAATTTCGTGACCTGTCACGACGGCTTCACGTTGTGGGATCTGGTCTCCTACGAGCGTAAACACAATCAGGCCAACCGCGAGAAAAATCGCGATGGTTGCGACAATAATCTGAGCTGGAACTGTGGCGCCGAGGGCGAAACCAATGACCCGCAAATCCTGGCCCTGCGGCGACGACAGGCCAAGAATCTACTGACGCTGCTGTTCCTCAGTCAAGGCGTCCCGATGCTTCTGGCGGGCGACGAGGTGCTGCGAACGCAGAATGGCAACAACAACACCTGGTGTCAGGACAACGATCTCGGTTGGTTCGATTGGTCGCTGGTCGAGCAAAATACGCACATGCTGCGGTTCGTTCGCGGCCTGATCGCGTTCCGCAAGCGTCATCCGAATCTGCGCCGCCGCCATTTTCTCTCCGGCGAGGCGCAGCAGGGTTCGGATCTGCCGGACATCGTCTGGCACGGCGAAACGCTGAATGATCCGCCCTGGGGCGATCCGCTGGCGCAATCGCTCGCCTTCACGCTGGCTCCCGCGCGCCAGGACGAAGGGCCGCTGCATGTCATGATCAATATGAGCGAAGCGGCACGTCGTTTCGAGTTGCCCGCGCTGCCGGCCGTCCGCTGGGATCTCGCGCTCGACACCGGGCGCGCCTCGCCCACGGATATCGTCGATCCAACGGATCAGGTCGCTGTGGACATGACCCCGATGTTGCTGCGTTCGCGCAGCATCGTGGTCTTGGAGGGGCGTGGCTCTTAG
- a CDS encoding MFS transporter → MPYWRLSAYYLCYFASLGALVPYWGLYLQSEGFDALAIGQLLAILSGTKIVAPMVWGHIVDLRGRRMPMVRLGALLSVLAFVTVFFADGFWSMAAAMVLFSFFWNASLPQVEAVTFNHLRQRPTGYALVRLWGSVGFILVVAVLGLRLERDSLAIVPVWVLMLFLGVWLSSLTIPDSAPVQDGQPALSLRALLRRQEVLAFFAACFLMQLGHGIYYAFYSIHLEAAGYSSVAVGNLWALGVIAEVLVFLIMHRLLDRFGARRVLLWSLGLAILRWLLIGAFIDVLSVQAVAQLLHAATFGTFHASAIHLVHHAFPGRTQGRGQALYNSLSFGAGGAAGSLLGGLLWDGSGALVTFGVAAGAAAVGLIVAWRWADL, encoded by the coding sequence ATGCCCTACTGGCGTCTCTCCGCTTATTATCTCTGCTACTTCGCCTCGCTCGGCGCGCTTGTCCCCTATTGGGGCCTGTATCTCCAGTCCGAGGGGTTCGATGCGCTGGCCATCGGGCAGCTTCTGGCGATTCTGTCGGGCACCAAGATCGTCGCGCCCATGGTTTGGGGACACATCGTCGATCTGCGCGGACGACGGATGCCGATGGTGCGGCTCGGGGCGCTGCTCTCGGTGCTCGCCTTCGTCACGGTCTTTTTCGCCGATGGTTTCTGGAGCATGGCGGCGGCCATGGTGCTGTTCAGTTTTTTCTGGAACGCCTCGCTGCCCCAGGTGGAAGCGGTCACCTTCAATCATCTGCGGCAGCGGCCCACCGGCTATGCGCTGGTTCGGCTGTGGGGCTCGGTGGGCTTCATCCTGGTGGTGGCTGTGCTGGGTCTGCGTCTGGAACGGGATTCGCTCGCCATCGTGCCGGTCTGGGTGCTGATGCTCTTCCTGGGCGTCTGGCTGAGTTCGCTGACGATCCCGGACAGCGCGCCGGTCCAGGACGGTCAGCCGGCGCTGTCGCTACGCGCGCTCCTGCGGCGTCAAGAGGTACTAGCCTTTTTCGCGGCCTGTTTCCTGATGCAACTCGGCCACGGGATCTATTACGCCTTTTATTCGATTCATCTGGAAGCGGCCGGTTATTCGAGCGTCGCGGTCGGCAATCTCTGGGCGCTCGGCGTGATCGCCGAGGTGCTGGTGTTTCTGATCATGCATCGGCTGCTCGATCGCTTTGGCGCGCGCCGGGTGCTGCTCTGGAGTCTGGGTCTCGCCATCCTGCGCTGGCTGTTGATCGGCGCCTTCATCGATGTCCTGTCCGTGCAGGCGGTCGCGCAGCTTCTGCATGCCGCGACCTTTGGCACCTTTCATGCATCTGCCATTCATCTGGTCCACCACGCCTTTCCGGGGCGAACCCAGGGGCGCGGCCAGGCGCTCTATAACAGCCTGAGTTTTGGCGCCGGCGGCGCGGCCGGAAGTCTGCTCGGCGGACTTCTGTGGGACGGCTCCGGCGCGCTCGTCACCTTTGGCGTCGCCGCCGGGGCGGCGGCGGTCGGTCTGATCGTGGCTTGGCGCTGGGCCGATTTGTAA
- the aroC gene encoding chorismate synthase, protein MSGSSFGKLFVVTGFGESHGPAIGGVVDGCPPGLELAAADLQRDLDRRKPGQSRHTTQRRESDAVEILSGVFEGRTTGAPIGLLIRNEDQRSKDYSEIAERYRPGHADYTYDQKYGVRDYRGGGRSSARETAIRVAAGAIAKKYLAVRRGIVVRGYLSQLGPIRPQGFAWDEVDRNPFFWPCAATVADLETYMDALRKEGNSIGAAVTVVASGMPTGLGEPIFDRLDADIAHALMSINAVKGVEIGAGFGCIEQKGTEHRDEMTPDGFLSNHAGGILGGISSGQDVIARIALKPTSSLRLPGRTINARGEATEVVTTGRHDPCVGIRATPIAEAMLALVLMDHLLRQRAQNADVRPPTPAIPSAPLT, encoded by the coding sequence ATGTCCGGCAGCAGTTTCGGAAAACTCTTCGTCGTCACCGGCTTTGGCGAAAGTCATGGTCCGGCCATCGGCGGTGTCGTCGATGGCTGTCCGCCCGGTCTCGAACTCGCCGCCGCCGATCTGCAACGGGATCTGGACCGGCGCAAGCCGGGGCAGTCGCGCCATACCACCCAACGGCGCGAGTCGGACGCGGTCGAGATCCTGTCCGGCGTCTTCGAGGGCCGCACCACCGGCGCGCCGATCGGTCTCCTGATCCGCAATGAGGACCAGCGCTCCAAGGACTATTCCGAGATCGCCGAGCGCTATCGCCCAGGTCACGCGGACTACACCTACGATCAGAAATACGGCGTGCGCGACTACCGGGGCGGCGGGCGCTCCTCGGCGCGCGAGACCGCGATCCGGGTCGCCGCCGGCGCCATCGCCAAGAAATATCTGGCGGTGCGTCGCGGCATCGTCGTGCGCGGGTATCTGTCCCAGCTTGGTCCCATCCGCCCGCAAGGATTCGCTTGGGACGAGGTGGACCGCAACCCCTTCTTCTGGCCCTGCGCCGCCACGGTCGCCGATCTGGAAACCTACATGGACGCACTGCGCAAGGAGGGTAACTCCATCGGCGCGGCCGTGACCGTCGTCGCCTCGGGGATGCCGACCGGTCTCGGCGAGCCCATCTTCGACCGGCTCGATGCGGACATCGCCCACGCGCTGATGAGCATCAATGCCGTGAAAGGCGTGGAGATCGGTGCCGGTTTCGGCTGCATCGAGCAAAAGGGCACGGAACATCGCGACGAGATGACCCCGGACGGTTTTCTCTCCAATCACGCCGGCGGTATTCTCGGCGGTATCTCCTCCGGTCAGGACGTAATCGCGCGGATCGCGCTCAAGCCGACCTCCAGCCTCCGTCTGCCGGGACGCACCATCAATGCTCGTGGCGAGGCGACCGAGGTCGTCACCACGGGTCGTCACGACCCCTGTGTCGGCATCCGCGCGACGCCCATTGCCGAGGCGATGCTGGCCCTCGTTCTCATGGATCACCTGCTGCGTCAGCGCGCTCAAAATGCCGACGTGCGGCCGCCGACTCCGGCGATCCCGTCCGCGCCGCTGACGTAA
- a CDS encoding TolC family outer membrane protein has translation MRKPLPTLIALLLCGFVHASQAEDLIQIYDIAVESDPTLREAEQTLFATREVKPQARSLLMPNLSVTGDLGYQSVDSSGNNAFGSFSRTDSYDTRGLQAVVNQSVYNRANWMTLKQSDNVIAQAEAQYRNAQIDLMVKTTEAYFNVLRASDAVTVLEALLRANERQLEQSKQRFEVGLVAITDVNESQAAYDRSRADVITGKNTLNNAWEALRAIVGPISVPLARLGEQLPLAPPEPNEIDAWATTAVRSNYGIVAASEAANAAKRTIDIERSGYYPSVSVQAGYDMSRSGAEFNTDSDTGFVGLSVNVPIYQGGAVASRTRQAGYQFRAAQDRLDQVRRQVDQQVKDAFRGILTSIEDIKARQAAIVSARSALESTQAGLEVGTRTQVDVLNAQRNLFQAEFDYLDARYNYIINGVKLHQATSTLTRDVLEKGNAWLNPADVVPPPAD, from the coding sequence ATGCGGAAACCTCTTCCGACCCTGATTGCCCTTCTGCTCTGTGGCTTCGTCCATGCCAGTCAGGCCGAGGATCTCATCCAGATCTACGACATCGCGGTCGAGAGCGACCCGACGCTCCGCGAGGCCGAGCAGACCCTGTTCGCGACCCGCGAGGTGAAACCCCAGGCACGCTCGCTGCTGATGCCCAACCTGAGCGTGACAGGCGATCTTGGTTATCAAAGCGTCGATAGCAGCGGAAACAATGCATTCGGCTCTTTCAGCCGCACCGACAGCTATGACACCCGGGGCTTGCAGGCCGTCGTCAATCAATCGGTGTATAACCGGGCGAACTGGATGACGCTCAAGCAGTCCGACAACGTGATTGCGCAAGCCGAGGCGCAATACCGCAACGCCCAGATCGACCTCATGGTCAAGACCACCGAGGCGTATTTCAATGTCCTGCGGGCATCCGACGCGGTCACGGTTCTGGAGGCGCTGTTGCGCGCCAACGAGCGCCAGTTGGAACAGTCCAAACAGCGTTTTGAGGTCGGTCTGGTCGCCATCACGGACGTGAACGAGAGTCAGGCCGCCTATGATCGCTCGCGCGCCGACGTGATCACGGGCAAGAACACGCTGAACAATGCCTGGGAGGCGCTACGCGCCATCGTGGGGCCGATCAGCGTTCCGCTGGCGCGGTTGGGCGAGCAGTTACCCCTGGCGCCGCCCGAGCCGAACGAGATCGACGCCTGGGCGACGACGGCCGTGCGGAGCAATTACGGCATCGTTGCCGCCAGCGAGGCGGCCAACGCCGCCAAGCGGACCATCGATATCGAGCGTTCCGGCTATTACCCCTCGGTCAGCGTGCAGGCCGGATACGACATGTCGCGTTCGGGCGCCGAGTTCAACACCGATTCCGACACGGGCTTCGTCGGGCTGTCGGTGAATGTCCCCATCTATCAGGGCGGGGCGGTGGCGTCGCGGACCCGTCAGGCGGGGTATCAATTCCGCGCCGCGCAGGATCGGCTCGATCAGGTGCGCCGACAGGTGGATCAGCAGGTCAAGGATGCCTTCCGCGGCATCCTCACGAGCATCGAGGACATCAAGGCCCGGCAGGCGGCGATCGTCTCGGCGCGCTCGGCGCTGGAGTCCACGCAGGCGGGTCTGGAAGTCGGCACGCGCACCCAGGTCGACGTGCTGAATGCACAGCGCAATCTGTTCCAGGCCGAGTTCGATTATCTGGACGCGCGCTACAACTACATCATCAACGGGGTCAAGCTGCATCAGGCCACCAGCACGCTGACGCGCGACGTGCTGGAAAAAGGCAATGCCTGGCTCAATCCCGCCGATGTCGTGCCGCCGCCCGCGGACTGA
- a CDS encoding hydrolase: MGSITTSDFRPAWWLPGAHLQTLWPSLMRPRHPAHLTRRRIELADGDFIDLALAGSTGPRVLIVHGLEGNLESHYAGSLVATLARAGFRPIFMHLRGCSHEPNRLDRAYHSGATEDLAEVLAALLQDEDEPLAAAVGFSLGANLLLKYLGETERPPIGAAIAVSVPFVLRDAMLRLDLGVSRLYRRHLLNRLKSNLRRKFADRPLPLPVDLDDIRDFNQFDDRITAPLHGFAGVFDYYSRASCRPFLSRIETPTLIVQAADDPFMFPTTIPWEHELGPGVTLELAAHGGHVGFIAGTLPWRPVYWLEQRILSRLREIRPDRSKGLDHAP, encoded by the coding sequence ATGGGCAGCATCACGACAAGCGATTTTCGACCGGCCTGGTGGCTCCCCGGCGCGCACCTGCAAACCCTCTGGCCCAGTCTGATGCGACCCCGACACCCGGCGCATCTGACCCGGCGGCGCATCGAACTCGCCGACGGCGATTTTATCGACCTCGCGCTGGCCGGATCCACCGGCCCGCGCGTGCTGATCGTGCATGGGCTCGAAGGCAATCTGGAGTCCCATTACGCGGGCAGCCTCGTCGCGACCCTGGCCCGCGCGGGCTTTCGGCCGATATTCATGCACCTACGCGGCTGCTCGCACGAGCCGAACCGGCTGGATCGCGCCTATCATTCGGGCGCGACCGAGGATCTCGCCGAGGTGCTCGCCGCGCTCCTCCAGGACGAGGACGAGCCGCTCGCCGCCGCGGTCGGCTTCTCGCTCGGCGCCAATCTTCTGCTCAAATATCTCGGCGAGACAGAGCGCCCGCCGATCGGCGCCGCCATCGCGGTCTCCGTACCCTTCGTTCTGCGCGACGCCATGCTCCGGCTGGATCTTGGCGTGTCCCGTCTCTATCGCCGCCACCTCTTGAACCGGCTCAAATCGAACCTGCGGCGTAAATTCGCGGATCGCCCCTTGCCGCTCCCGGTCGATCTGGACGACATCCGCGACTTCAACCAGTTCGACGACCGGATCACCGCCCCGCTGCACGGTTTCGCCGGGGTCTTCGACTACTACAGTCGCGCCAGTTGCCGACCCTTCCTGTCCCGCATCGAGACCCCGACCCTGATCGTCCAGGCCGCCGACGATCCCTTCATGTTCCCGACCACGATCCCCTGGGAGCACGAACTCGGCCCTGGGGTGACGCTGGAACTCGCCGCCCATGGGGGGCATGTGGGTTTCATCGCGGGCACCCTCCCCTGGCGCCCGGTTTACTGGCTCGAACAGCGGATCCTGTCACGCCTGCGGGAGATCCGGCCCGATAGATCCAAGGGGCTCGACCACGCGCCATAA
- a CDS encoding carbonic anhydrase has protein sequence MNRTTLMALALMAGSGLALAGHGAHWGYSGTEGPEHWGELDPHFSACQTGKNQAPIDLTNVVDSQLPPIGFHYSPGGSDEINNGHTIQVDYQAGSSIALDGHDYELKQFHFHTPSENHIGGREFPMEAHLVHADQDGNLLVIAVMFDEGDENAALIVPWAGMPETVDRKTHLAALASAEKLLPANRDYYRFNGSLTTPPCTEGVIWLVLKEPVTASAEQIGKFARVMGHPNNRPIQTLNARVVIE, from the coding sequence ATGAACCGAACCACGCTCATGGCACTGGCCCTCATGGCCGGCAGCGGACTCGCGCTCGCGGGTCATGGCGCGCATTGGGGTTATTCCGGCACCGAGGGGCCGGAGCATTGGGGCGAACTCGACCCCCATTTCAGCGCCTGCCAGACCGGTAAAAATCAGGCGCCGATCGATCTGACTAACGTCGTCGACAGTCAACTCCCGCCAATCGGGTTTCATTACAGCCCCGGCGGCAGCGATGAGATCAACAACGGGCATACCATCCAGGTCGACTATCAGGCCGGCAGTTCGATCGCCCTGGACGGACACGATTACGAACTGAAGCAATTCCATTTCCACACGCCGAGCGAAAATCATATCGGCGGCCGGGAGTTTCCGATGGAGGCGCATCTGGTCCACGCCGACCAGGACGGTAACCTGCTCGTGATCGCGGTCATGTTCGATGAAGGCGACGAGAACGCCGCGCTGATCGTGCCCTGGGCGGGCATGCCCGAAACGGTCGACCGCAAGACCCACCTCGCCGCCCTGGCCTCCGCCGAGAAGCTGCTCCCGGCAAACCGCGACTACTACCGTTTCAACGGCTCGCTGACGACCCCACCCTGTACCGAGGGAGTGATCTGGCTGGTGCTCAAGGAGCCCGTCACGGCTTCCGCCGAACAGATCGGCAAGTTCGCTCGGGTCATGGGACACCCCAACAACCGCCCGATTCAGACCCTCAACGCGCGTGTCGTCATCGAGTAA
- the mobA gene encoding molybdenum cofactor guanylyltransferase MobA: MTSLPPSRQSITGVILAGGQARRMGGQDKGLLPFAGRPLVEWAIRSLAPQVSALLISANRNLDAYGAYGFPVVTDLEQGFQGPLAGILSAMHAARTAWILTLPCDGPQPPPDLGARLAQAVIEQDAELGVATANARRQSVHTLLPVALSENLRGFLAAGERKVDLWHAQHRVALADFSDRPGCFANLNAPEDACELEPAFIQALSTG, translated from the coding sequence ATGACAAGCCTGCCACCATCGAGGCAGTCCATCACTGGAGTCATCCTGGCCGGCGGTCAGGCGCGGCGCATGGGCGGTCAGGACAAAGGACTCTTGCCCTTCGCCGGCCGGCCGCTGGTGGAATGGGCGATCCGGTCGCTGGCACCCCAGGTCAGCGCACTGCTGATCAGCGCCAATCGCAATCTCGACGCTTATGGCGCCTACGGTTTTCCCGTAGTCACCGACCTTGAGCAAGGTTTTCAGGGGCCCCTGGCGGGGATTCTCAGCGCGATGCACGCGGCTCGTACCGCATGGATCCTGACCCTGCCTTGTGACGGCCCGCAACCCCCGCCCGATCTGGGCGCGCGGCTCGCCCAAGCCGTGATCGAACAGGACGCGGAACTGGGGGTCGCCACCGCGAACGCCCGACGGCAATCCGTGCATACGCTGTTGCCGGTTGCGCTGTCGGAGAACCTGCGAGGCTTCCTCGCCGCCGGCGAGCGTAAGGTCGATCTCTGGCATGCCCAGCACCGGGTCGCCCTGGCCGATTTCAGCGACCGCCCCGGCTGTTTCGCCAATCTCAACGCACCTGAGGATGCTTGCGAACTGGAGCCAGCCTTCATCCAAGCCTTGTCGACGGGCTGA
- a CDS encoding Hsp20 family protein: protein MTTIDFSPLFRSMIGFDRMTSALETAYRTEPGGYPPYNIEVSGENAYRITMAVAGFSEQDLNLEAKENILTVSGGRPEEEDATERKFLYRGIANRSFERKFQLADYVRVLEARLENGLLHIDLRREIPEAMKPRKIEVNSGARRVIETATAQAA from the coding sequence ATGACAACCATCGACTTTTCGCCCCTGTTCCGCTCCATGATCGGCTTCGACCGGATGACCTCCGCGCTCGAAACTGCCTATCGCACCGAGCCAGGCGGCTACCCCCCTTACAACATCGAGGTCAGCGGAGAGAACGCCTACCGCATCACCATGGCGGTCGCCGGGTTTTCCGAGCAGGATCTAAATCTGGAGGCCAAGGAAAACATCCTGACCGTCTCCGGCGGACGCCCCGAGGAAGAGGATGCCACCGAGCGGAAGTTCCTCTACCGCGGCATCGCCAATCGCAGCTTCGAGCGAAAATTCCAACTTGCCGATTACGTGCGGGTACTCGAAGCCAGGCTGGAAAACGGGCTGCTGCACATCGACCTGCGGCGCGAGATCCCGGAGGCCATGAAACCGCGTAAAATCGAGGTCAACAGCGGCGCTCGGCGTGTCATCGAGACCGCCACAGCCCAGGCGGCCTGA